In the Paenibacillus sp. FSL H7-0357 genome, one interval contains:
- a CDS encoding SpoIIE family protein phosphatase → MRILIVDDNPTNVIIIREILKKEDYRNFITASSAKEMLKLLGIGGEKKGPQQSDIDLILLDMMMPEMDGIEACRVVQQYEHLRDIPIIMVTAVGDSKKLAEALDAGAVDYVTKPINKVELMARIRLALRLKREKDWHKERDQRMQDELKLAALVQNAVLSLPITDEVLEAHAIYQPSAELAGDLYAWYPLGDGRYAVILLDMMGHGISSSLFCMFLASVLKDTVTTYVEPEKVIQELNRRFNQLYIEKQLVQYYFTAIYLVIDTRMKRIDYVNAGHPPALLFEGNAKKPVLLESNCHPVGLFDRIDIQPQSLSFEEEGHLVMYTDGLLEMAPGEQEEQLDFMIGNLNGDHEWREEVMQEAFFTDEADQERDDDKCLVWITLKKGTDKE, encoded by the coding sequence TTGAGAATTTTAATCGTAGATGACAACCCGACTAACGTAATCATTATCCGTGAAATCCTGAAAAAAGAAGACTATCGAAATTTCATAACAGCATCATCCGCCAAAGAAATGCTGAAACTGCTTGGCATTGGAGGCGAAAAAAAAGGACCGCAGCAGTCGGATATCGATTTAATTCTGCTGGATATGATGATGCCAGAGATGGATGGAATCGAGGCTTGCCGTGTGGTTCAACAATATGAGCATCTAAGGGATATTCCGATTATTATGGTTACCGCTGTGGGGGATTCCAAGAAATTGGCGGAGGCACTGGATGCCGGAGCTGTGGATTATGTTACGAAACCGATTAACAAGGTTGAACTTATGGCGCGTATCCGGCTGGCGCTCCGTCTCAAGCGGGAGAAGGATTGGCATAAAGAGCGGGATCAGCGGATGCAGGATGAATTGAAGCTTGCAGCACTTGTGCAGAATGCTGTACTCAGTTTGCCAATTACGGATGAGGTTTTGGAGGCGCATGCCATCTATCAGCCTTCCGCTGAACTGGCCGGTGATCTGTATGCCTGGTATCCGCTGGGAGACGGCAGGTATGCTGTGATCCTGCTGGATATGATGGGACACGGGATCTCCTCGTCGCTTTTCTGTATGTTTCTGGCCTCTGTGCTTAAGGATACTGTGACTACGTACGTGGAGCCGGAGAAGGTAATTCAAGAGCTGAACCGGCGGTTTAACCAGCTCTATATCGAGAAACAGCTGGTCCAGTATTACTTTACCGCGATTTATCTTGTGATTGATACGCGAATGAAGCGAATTGACTATGTAAATGCCGGACATCCGCCGGCGCTGCTCTTTGAAGGCAACGCCAAGAAACCAGTGCTGCTGGAGAGCAACTGCCATCCGGTCGGGTTGTTCGACCGAATTGATATTCAGCCGCAGAGTTTGAGTTTCGAAGAGGAAGGGCATCTGGTAATGTACACTGACGGTCTGCTGGAAATGGCCCCAGGTGAACAGGAAGAGCAGCTGGACTTTATGATCGGGAATCTGAACGGGGACCACGAATGGCGTGAAGAGGTTATGCAGGAGGCTTTTTTCACAGATGAAGCGGACCAGGAACGTGATGACGACAAATGCCTGGTGTGGATCACGCTGAAGAAAGGAACGGATAAGGAATGA
- a CDS encoding general stress protein → MDSIGTQAYAKLLENGVQAIEEVNRLRSSGYSRDDIYVISHDQDREGRIVDAADTNEVSLSEEGLFGAIANLFRSRGDALRFKITSLGFSSAEAGFYEKELDSGKVLVIAKRNPQ, encoded by the coding sequence ATGGATTCAATCGGTACACAGGCGTATGCCAAGCTGCTGGAAAATGGTGTTCAGGCGATCGAAGAAGTGAATCGGCTGCGCAGCAGCGGCTATTCCAGAGATGACATTTATGTCATTAGCCACGATCAGGACCGTGAGGGCCGTATCGTTGATGCTGCAGATACTAATGAGGTCAGTCTCAGTGAAGAAGGGTTATTTGGCGCGATTGCCAATCTTTTCCGTTCGCGGGGGGATGCGCTCCGTTTCAAAATTACTTCGCTGGGTTTTAGCAGTGCAGAAGCAGGCTTCTACGAGAAAGAGCTTGATTCAGGCAAGGTTCTCGTCATTGCCAAAAGAAACCCGCAATAA
- a CDS encoding DUF948 domain-containing protein, whose product MIIELSVALVAIAFTVLVFFLIKTLKSAKESLDKVSQTLQEVQKTVDELTYEVKTTVRHANDITADVQGKIQKIDPIMDSVKNLGDVMNELTLTVKQVSVTVIEKYRKSRELKEKAKAVSIEDAPLTPAEERTVKSYDAAYAKKGPGKIGMALKGVDAAAAIWQKFRH is encoded by the coding sequence ATGATCATTGAACTTAGCGTTGCACTTGTTGCGATTGCATTCACCGTACTCGTTTTCTTTTTAATTAAAACCTTAAAATCAGCGAAAGAATCCCTCGACAAGGTCAGCCAGACTCTGCAGGAAGTCCAAAAGACGGTGGATGAGCTTACTTATGAAGTGAAAACAACCGTCAGACATGCCAATGATATTACGGCCGACGTCCAGGGCAAGATTCAAAAGATCGACCCTATTATGGATTCAGTGAAAAATCTTGGCGATGTAATGAACGAATTGACGCTTACCGTGAAGCAGGTATCTGTGACTGTGATTGAGAAGTACCGGAAATCACGCGAGCTTAAGGAGAAAGCCAAAGCCGTCTCCATAGAAGATGCTCCGCTGACACCTGCCGAAGAACGTACAGTGAAATCCTATGATGCCGCATATGCCAAAAAAGGTCCGGGGAAAATAGGAATGGCGCTTAAAGGCGTTGACGCTGCAGCTGCTATATGGCAAAAATTCCGGCATTAA
- a CDS encoding DUF1328 domain-containing protein yields the protein MLKWSVILLVIALIAGVFGFFNIVGAAVGIAKVLFFIFLVLFIVSLFTGRRGRSL from the coding sequence ATGTTGAAATGGTCAGTAATTCTGCTGGTAATTGCATTGATTGCCGGTGTATTCGGTTTCTTTAATATCGTAGGGGCGGCAGTAGGAATCGCTAAAGTATTGTTCTTCATCTTCCTCGTGCTGTTCATAGTTTCGCTCTTTACAGGACGCAGAGGAAGATCATTGTAA
- a CDS encoding C40 family peptidase, which yields MITSHKQIAATLLVSASLAVSLGVFSPQKVQAASVSSDFAVTATSGLTGTIQSSVRLRTSASTSGSVLRYLNEGEQVTIVEQTNSYWYKVRTSDGTVGYTSAGEQYIRVGSGSGNTSSGQTGVIQASVRLRELPSTSGKVLGYLNRGDQVAILEETNSYWYKVKAADGTVGYTSAADQYISVGGGTSTPAPTPTPTPNPTPAPAPDPTAPSQSAVIERVIAAGMGYLGTPYEFGSSRSDTSTFDCSDFIRQIFIDAANLKLPADSRQQGAWVQQNSNTVTDISGLKRGDLMFFMDYKGSSASAYGGIDKSAARISHVAMYLGDGQMLQTYSVSSGGVRVDKLSASWVNRFLYGGSVIR from the coding sequence ATGATCACATCACATAAGCAGATTGCAGCAACGTTACTGGTCTCAGCATCACTTGCAGTATCATTGGGAGTTTTCAGCCCGCAAAAGGTGCAAGCAGCTTCGGTTTCTTCAGATTTCGCAGTGACAGCAACGTCTGGATTAACCGGTACTATACAATCTTCAGTTCGTCTGCGCACGAGCGCTTCCACAAGCGGTAGTGTGCTTCGTTATTTAAACGAAGGTGAACAGGTAACAATTGTGGAACAAACGAACAGCTATTGGTACAAAGTCAGAACTTCGGATGGAACCGTTGGTTATACCAGCGCGGGAGAGCAGTATATTCGAGTGGGTTCGGGATCTGGAAATACATCTTCCGGACAGACAGGGGTTATACAAGCTTCGGTCCGTCTTCGGGAACTGCCTTCTACAAGCGGAAAAGTACTGGGGTATTTAAATAGAGGCGATCAAGTAGCTATTCTGGAAGAAACGAACAGTTACTGGTACAAAGTAAAAGCTGCAGACGGAACTGTAGGCTATACAAGTGCTGCAGATCAATATATCTCGGTAGGTGGCGGAACGTCTACTCCAGCACCAACGCCAACACCAACACCGAATCCAACACCAGCGCCAGCGCCAGATCCAACGGCTCCGTCACAATCAGCAGTGATTGAACGGGTCATTGCCGCGGGCATGGGTTATCTTGGAACTCCCTATGAGTTCGGATCAAGCAGAAGCGACACGAGCACTTTCGATTGCTCCGACTTTATCCGGCAGATCTTCATAGATGCAGCTAATTTGAAACTGCCTGCTGATTCACGTCAACAGGGAGCCTGGGTACAGCAGAACAGCAACACTGTCACAGATATTTCCGGCCTGAAACGCGGGGATCTGATGTTCTTCATGGATTATAAAGGAAGTTCAGCTTCTGCTTATGGAGGCATCGACAAATCTGCGGCAAGAATTTCACATGTAGCCATGTATCTGGGTGACGGACAAATGCTGCAAACGTATTCCGTATCTTCAGGCGGGGTACGGGTAGATAAATTAAGCGCTTCTTGGGTGAACCGTTTCCTTTACGGAGGTTCGGTCATCCGCTAA
- a CDS encoding cation diffusion facilitator family transporter, with amino-acid sequence MADIYEDIRKGERGALISIIAYLILSALKLVSGYLFASSALLADGFNNLTDIVASLAVLIGLRISRKPPDSDHTYGHFRAETVAALLASFIMAMVGIQVIVEAVRSLFEGAKEVPQLWSAGVAVVCAVAMMGVYIYNKRLAKQINNSALMAAAKDNFSDAMVSIGAAVGIVGAQFGLPWIDSAAAVAVGLLISKTAWDIFRDSTYRLTDGFDEDKLLDLRSTIARTPGVEGIKDLKARVHGNHVLVDVVVEVDAEITVLEGHEISDSIEDRMSKLHNIMNVQVHVEPKG; translated from the coding sequence TTGGCCGATATTTATGAAGATATACGCAAAGGTGAACGGGGGGCCTTGATCAGCATTATTGCTTATCTTATTCTGTCCGCCTTAAAGCTGGTCAGCGGGTACTTGTTCGCTTCCAGCGCGCTGCTTGCAGACGGATTCAATAATCTGACGGACATTGTCGCTTCACTTGCGGTACTAATCGGGCTGCGCATCTCGCGGAAGCCGCCTGACTCGGATCATACGTACGGGCATTTCCGCGCCGAGACCGTAGCTGCATTGCTGGCATCCTTTATTATGGCTATGGTCGGAATTCAGGTTATTGTAGAAGCGGTCCGGTCTTTATTCGAAGGAGCCAAGGAGGTGCCGCAGCTTTGGTCAGCAGGTGTGGCGGTAGTGTGTGCGGTTGCCATGATGGGAGTCTATATCTATAACAAGCGGCTGGCGAAGCAGATTAACAATAGTGCACTCATGGCTGCGGCTAAGGACAATTTTTCCGATGCAATGGTGAGTATCGGTGCTGCTGTTGGAATCGTTGGCGCACAGTTCGGACTGCCATGGATCGATTCCGCTGCTGCGGTTGCTGTCGGTCTGCTGATTTCCAAGACAGCTTGGGATATTTTTCGTGATTCGACATACCGGTTGACTGACGGCTTTGATGAAGATAAGCTGCTGGATTTGCGCAGCACGATTGCCCGGACGCCGGGTGTGGAAGGGATCAAGGACCTCAAGGCCCGTGTTCATGGAAATCATGTGCTGGTGGATGTTGTTGTGGAAGTGGATGCCGAAATTACCGTATTGGAAGGTCATGAGATCAGCGATTCCATTGAAGATAGAATGAGCAAATTGCATAATATAATGAATGTGCAGGTCCATGTAGAACCTAAAGGTTAA
- a CDS encoding ABC-F family ATP-binding cassette domain-containing protein, producing MISTSGVTLRYGKRALFEDVNIKFTPGNCYGLIGANGAGKSTFLKILSGEIEANIGDVHITPGERLAILKQNHFEYDEFLVLETVIMGHTRLYEIMKEKDALYAKSDFTEADGLRAGELEGEFAELNGWDAEPDAAAMLIGLGIMREMHDKKMAELSGNEKVRVLLAQALFGRPNNLLLDEPTNHLDLESIGWLENFLMDYEGTVIVVSHDRHFLNKVCTHIADIDFGKIQMYVGNYDFWYESSQLAQALQRDSNKKKEDKMKELQAFIQRFSANASKSKQATSRKKQLEKITLDDIRPSNRKYPFLNFKPEREAGKQLLTISGLSKSVEGEKLLDEISFVVNKGDKIAFVGPYSQPKSLLFDVIMGEKEADAGEYAWGVTTTQAYFPKDNSSYFDGVNMNLVEWLRQYSKDQDETFLRGFLGRMLFAGEEALKKASVLSGGEKVRCMLAKMMLNGANVLVFDEPTNHLDLESITALNNGLIDFDGTILFTSHDHQFIQTIANRIIEITPTGVIDRSMSYDEYLENPEIKEMRQRMYPVEA from the coding sequence ATGATTAGCACAAGCGGCGTAACACTCCGCTACGGAAAACGCGCACTATTTGAGGATGTAAACATAAAATTCACACCCGGCAACTGCTACGGCTTGATCGGAGCGAACGGGGCCGGCAAATCGACGTTCCTGAAAATTTTGTCCGGTGAAATTGAAGCAAATATCGGGGACGTTCATATCACCCCCGGTGAACGACTGGCGATACTGAAGCAGAACCATTTCGAGTACGATGAATTTTTGGTGCTGGAAACGGTAATTATGGGGCATACCCGTCTTTATGAGATCATGAAGGAGAAGGATGCGCTATACGCCAAAAGTGATTTCACAGAGGCTGACGGACTGCGCGCCGGTGAGCTTGAAGGCGAATTTGCCGAGCTGAACGGCTGGGATGCCGAGCCGGATGCGGCGGCCATGCTGATCGGTCTGGGCATTATGCGTGAAATGCATGACAAGAAAATGGCCGAACTCAGCGGCAACGAAAAGGTACGGGTGCTGCTTGCGCAAGCCCTGTTCGGACGTCCGAACAACCTGCTGCTCGATGAGCCTACCAACCATTTGGATCTTGAATCCATCGGCTGGCTGGAGAACTTCCTTATGGACTACGAAGGCACCGTTATCGTCGTATCCCATGACCGTCACTTCTTGAACAAAGTATGTACACATATTGCGGACATCGACTTTGGCAAAATTCAAATGTATGTCGGCAACTACGACTTCTGGTATGAGTCCAGCCAATTGGCCCAGGCCCTGCAGCGCGACTCGAACAAGAAGAAGGAAGACAAGATGAAGGAGCTGCAGGCATTTATCCAGCGTTTCTCGGCCAATGCCTCCAAGTCCAAACAAGCGACTTCGCGTAAGAAGCAGCTGGAGAAAATTACTTTGGACGACATCCGTCCCTCCAACCGGAAATATCCGTTCCTCAACTTCAAGCCGGAACGTGAAGCAGGCAAGCAGCTGCTTACCATCAGCGGGCTGAGCAAATCCGTTGAAGGCGAGAAGCTGCTCGATGAAATCAGCTTTGTGGTGAACAAAGGGGATAAGATCGCTTTTGTAGGTCCATATTCACAGCCTAAATCACTGCTGTTTGATGTCATCATGGGTGAGAAGGAAGCGGATGCCGGTGAATATGCATGGGGAGTAACAACAACCCAGGCCTATTTCCCGAAAGACAACTCCAGCTATTTCGACGGGGTAAACATGAACCTGGTAGAATGGCTGCGCCAATATTCCAAGGATCAGGATGAAACCTTCCTCCGCGGATTCCTCGGCCGGATGCTGTTTGCCGGTGAAGAAGCGCTGAAGAAAGCAAGCGTCCTGTCCGGAGGCGAGAAGGTCCGCTGTATGCTGGCCAAAATGATGCTGAACGGTGCGAATGTGCTAGTGTTTGATGAGCCTACCAACCACTTGGATCTGGAGTCTATCACGGCGCTGAATAACGGGCTGATTGATTTCGACGGAACCATTTTGTTCACTTCGCATGACCATCAGTTCATCCAGACGATTGCCAACCGCATCATCGAGATTACCCCTACCGGAGTTATCGACCGCTCGATGAGCTATGATGAATATCTGGAGAACCCGGAAATTAAGGAAATGCGCCAGCGCATGTATCCTGTGGAAGCTTAA
- a CDS encoding MBL fold metallo-hydrolase: MAKIRYNNVDNVSTDKTLKEFRQWREERRRKKKDYTYKVPNHPPQVSYLAGNRLETTITWIGHSTFFLQYEGMNIITDPIWARRLGFEKRIGQPGIPLGEVPPVDLILISHSHYDHLHIASIRKLYRTGTTLVVPVGLKRKMLRKGFANCLEMQWWEELTLGAVKLTFVPTQHWTRRTPFDTNSSHWGGYVLEPADPGKHPKGEGDGAKPKLPPNLYFAGDSGFFPGFKEIGSRFKLHVALMPIGAYEPEWFMNSQHVNPEEAVQAFIDVGAELMIPMHFGTFRLADDTAREALDRMELAREAHGIRAERIRTLGYGETLVVHPEERDSRQ; the protein is encoded by the coding sequence ATGGCTAAAATCCGATACAATAACGTCGATAATGTCAGTACAGACAAAACGCTTAAGGAATTCCGCCAGTGGCGTGAGGAACGCCGCCGCAAGAAGAAGGATTATACCTATAAAGTGCCAAACCATCCGCCGCAGGTATCTTATCTGGCCGGGAACCGGCTGGAGACCACGATTACCTGGATCGGGCACTCGACTTTTTTTCTGCAATATGAAGGGATGAACATTATTACCGACCCGATATGGGCGCGGCGGCTCGGCTTTGAGAAACGGATCGGCCAGCCGGGCATCCCGCTGGGTGAGGTTCCGCCGGTTGATCTGATTCTGATCTCCCACTCTCACTACGACCACCTCCATATTGCCTCCATCCGCAAATTATACCGGACAGGTACAACGCTCGTTGTACCTGTGGGCCTGAAGCGGAAGATGCTGCGCAAAGGTTTCGCCAACTGCCTGGAAATGCAGTGGTGGGAGGAGCTCACACTGGGGGCGGTTAAGCTTACATTTGTACCAACCCAGCACTGGACCCGGCGGACGCCGTTCGATACCAATTCGTCCCATTGGGGCGGCTATGTGCTGGAACCTGCCGATCCCGGCAAACACCCGAAAGGGGAGGGGGACGGAGCAAAGCCGAAGCTTCCGCCGAATCTGTATTTTGCCGGAGACAGCGGCTTCTTTCCGGGCTTTAAGGAGATAGGCAGCCGGTTTAAGCTCCATGTCGCCCTGATGCCGATCGGGGCTTACGAGCCGGAGTGGTTTATGAATTCACAGCATGTGAATCCCGAAGAGGCGGTTCAGGCCTTTATAGATGTAGGAGCAGAATTGATGATTCCGATGCATTTCGGCACCTTCCGGCTGGCTGACGATACGGCGCGGGAAGCGCTGGACCGGATGGAGCTGGCCCGCGAGGCTCATGGAATCCGTGCAGAGCGTATCCGCACACTGGGTTACGGTGAAACATTGGTGGTGCATCCCGAAGAGCGTGATTCCCGCCAATAG
- a CDS encoding virulence factor — protein MKITFIEPTPSPNTMKLHLDESLEPGIRRTYTPESQRTAPSWARDMLSIPGVTSIYHAADFAALERKGSADWAAILREVQSRFGADGLSADFDLADENAGAHFGESQVFVQMFRGIPIQIRVKTGASEERIALAARFTQAVTDVASAVMIKERKLTDYGMRYGEPADIAREVEQELEAAYPQERLDSLVQQAIAHGTAGEFIEQRQKKDQAELLRDLKHEDWRVRYAALEDLAPTAELLPELRTALHDPKLQLRRLAVVYLGDLRTPEAMELLYEAMRDSAPAVRRTAGDTLSDIGDPAATPVMTASLTDASKLVRWRAARFLYEVGTAEAEEALKAAADDPEFEVGLQARMALERISSGEEAAGTVWQQMSERRRN, from the coding sequence ATGAAGATCACATTTATTGAACCGACTCCAAGTCCAAATACGATGAAGCTTCATCTGGATGAAAGCCTGGAGCCCGGAATACGCCGGACCTATACACCGGAAAGCCAGCGCACCGCGCCCTCCTGGGCACGGGATATGCTGAGCATTCCAGGCGTCACCAGCATTTATCATGCTGCCGATTTCGCCGCGCTTGAACGCAAGGGCAGCGCCGATTGGGCGGCAATCCTCCGCGAGGTGCAGAGTCGTTTCGGCGCTGACGGCCTAAGCGCGGATTTCGACCTCGCTGATGAGAATGCAGGTGCCCACTTCGGAGAATCACAGGTATTCGTGCAGATGTTCCGCGGCATCCCGATTCAGATCCGCGTCAAGACGGGCGCGAGTGAGGAGCGCATCGCCCTTGCCGCCCGTTTCACGCAGGCGGTGACGGATGTGGCCAGCGCCGTGATGATCAAGGAGCGCAAGCTCACCGATTACGGCATGCGTTACGGCGAGCCGGCCGACATTGCGCGCGAGGTGGAGCAGGAGCTGGAAGCGGCGTATCCGCAGGAACGCCTCGACTCGCTCGTGCAGCAGGCCATCGCGCACGGGACCGCCGGCGAGTTCATCGAGCAGCGGCAGAAGAAGGATCAGGCCGAGCTGCTGCGAGACCTGAAGCATGAGGATTGGCGCGTGCGCTACGCCGCGCTGGAGGATCTGGCTCCTACGGCAGAGCTCCTGCCGGAGCTGCGCACGGCGCTGCACGACCCCAAGCTGCAGCTCCGCAGGCTTGCGGTCGTGTACCTGGGCGACCTTCGCACGCCCGAGGCGATGGAGCTGCTCTACGAGGCGATGAGAGACAGCGCCCCGGCGGTGCGGCGCACAGCCGGCGATACGCTCTCCGACATCGGCGATCCGGCAGCAACGCCGGTGATGACGGCGTCGCTGACAGACGCCAGCAAGCTTGTCCGCTGGCGGGCTGCACGTTTCCTCTATGAGGTCGGCACAGCTGAAGCCGAAGAGGCACTGAAGGCGGCAGCGGACGATCCGGAGTTCGAGGTGGGCCTCCAGGCCAGAATGGCGCTGGAACGCATATCCTCCGGTGAAGAAGCTGCCGGAACCGTCTGGCAGCAGATGTCGGAGCGCCGCCGCAACTGA
- a CDS encoding amino acid permease has translation MQAKRDKQQTAGHGSSPAPTALRKTFKARHLTMIALGGSIGTGLFLASGGAIASSGPGGALLAYTAVGIMVYFLMTSLGELATYLPDSGSFSTYGTRFVSPAFGFAIGWNFWYNWAVTIAAELSAATVIIKYWFPESSSMLWSLLFLLLMFGLNFLSSRGYGESEYWFAIIKIITVIVFLGVGVLMIFGIMGGEAVGFSNFQLGGSSFHGGFFAFVGVFMAAGFSFQGTELVGVAAGESENPRRNVPLAIRQVFWRILIFYIFAILVIGLLIPYTNPDLLRGGIDDIGVSPFTIVFNKAGLAIAASVMNAVILSSVLSAGNSGMYASTRVLYAMAKDGMAPRALGKLNRRGVPVGALLVTTAVGMLAFLASFFGDGAVYNWLLNASGMCGFINWLGIAVCHYRFRRAFVKQGHSLDELPYKARWFPFGPLFAFALCLIAVFGQNMGAFTGDSIDWYGILVSYISLPLFLLIWLGYGWFRKSSLIPLDKCDLSTHAE, from the coding sequence ATGCAAGCTAAGCGAGATAAGCAGCAGACTGCGGGTCACGGCAGCTCCCCTGCCCCCACGGCACTGCGCAAAACATTCAAGGCAAGGCATTTAACAATGATCGCCTTAGGCGGCTCAATCGGTACAGGTCTGTTCCTGGCCAGCGGTGGTGCCATCGCCTCATCCGGCCCGGGCGGAGCGCTTCTGGCCTATACAGCGGTTGGTATTATGGTTTATTTCCTGATGACCAGCCTTGGAGAGCTGGCCACCTATCTGCCGGATTCCGGTTCTTTCAGCACCTACGGCACCCGGTTCGTCAGCCCCGCCTTCGGCTTCGCCATTGGTTGGAACTTCTGGTATAACTGGGCGGTTACGATTGCCGCCGAGCTGTCTGCAGCAACCGTCATCATTAAATACTGGTTCCCCGAGAGTTCCTCGATGCTCTGGAGTCTCCTGTTCCTGCTGCTGATGTTCGGCCTGAATTTCCTGTCTTCGCGCGGCTACGGCGAATCGGAATATTGGTTCGCGATTATCAAGATCATCACGGTCATTGTCTTCCTTGGGGTCGGTGTACTCATGATCTTCGGCATCATGGGTGGTGAAGCCGTAGGCTTCAGCAACTTCCAGCTCGGGGGCAGCTCGTTCCACGGCGGCTTCTTCGCCTTTGTCGGTGTGTTTATGGCCGCTGGATTCTCCTTTCAGGGCACGGAGCTGGTCGGTGTTGCCGCGGGTGAGAGCGAGAATCCGCGCCGCAATGTTCCGCTCGCCATCCGTCAGGTATTCTGGCGCATTCTGATTTTCTACATCTTCGCCATTCTCGTGATCGGCCTGCTGATTCCTTACACGAATCCCGATCTGCTGCGGGGCGGCATTGATGATATCGGTGTCAGCCCCTTTACCATCGTCTTCAATAAAGCAGGGCTGGCCATTGCCGCTTCCGTCATGAACGCTGTCATCTTGAGCTCCGTGTTGTCTGCCGGAAACTCCGGGATGTACGCCTCCACCCGCGTCCTGTACGCTATGGCCAAGGACGGCATGGCTCCGCGCGCCCTCGGCAAGCTGAACCGCCGCGGCGTGCCTGTAGGTGCCCTTCTCGTAACCACCGCTGTCGGTATGCTGGCTTTCCTCGCCTCATTCTTCGGCGACGGCGCTGTGTACAACTGGCTGCTTAACGCCTCGGGGATGTGCGGATTTATCAACTGGCTGGGGATTGCCGTCTGCCACTACCGCTTCCGCCGCGCCTTTGTGAAGCAGGGACATTCACTCGATGAGCTGCCTTACAAGGCCAGATGGTTCCCGTTCGGCCCGCTGTTTGCCTTCGCGTTATGTCTGATTGCCGTATTCGGACAGAATATGGGCGCCTTCACAGGTGATTCAATCGACTGGTACGGCATTCTGGTCTCTTATATCAGCCTGCCACTATTCCTCTTGATTTGGCTGGGCTATGGCTGGTTCAGAAAGAGCAGCCTCATCCCTCTCGACAAATGCGATCTCAGCACACACGCAGAGTAG
- a CDS encoding transglutaminase domain-containing protein, giving the protein MGKKKQLPLMKAILGGMLVFAALPPGLYWSWGQAYAAADSASLRSVTEMTQKLTAAMNNRRETITFAYQGKTSKLKAQVQSAIDQAMGSDPYLYYTIDSYAFSYRGSSSSANVTVQVEYRETLQQTAFVNKQVKEILKQIILPGMNNHQKIKAIHDWVVLHLKYDNSYSKYTAYEGLQSGSAVCQGYSLLTYKLLLGAGIPNKIVEGTAKAEGKAAQSHAWNLVQLEGRWYHLDTTWDDPTPNKEGALSTAYYMRTDAQMRLDHKWTKSYPASSVGYAQTLSELISRGGPNVAVYQELERKLDYSLYQEDLIVGSGSELMLLAKQAIASGQASLLFRYDGSEKSLKTDLQELYALGMDHLSYNSSPFDNTGDLKVYVTWE; this is encoded by the coding sequence ATGGGAAAGAAGAAACAACTGCCGTTGATGAAGGCTATTCTTGGAGGAATGCTGGTTTTTGCTGCGTTGCCGCCTGGTCTCTATTGGAGCTGGGGGCAGGCTTATGCTGCCGCTGATTCAGCATCGCTGCGCTCGGTAACCGAAATGACACAGAAGCTGACCGCTGCGATGAATAACCGCAGAGAGACCATAACCTTTGCTTATCAGGGGAAGACGTCCAAGCTGAAGGCCCAGGTACAAAGTGCGATAGATCAGGCGATGGGCAGCGACCCTTATCTATACTACACCATTGACAGTTACGCATTTTCCTACCGGGGGAGCAGCAGCTCGGCTAATGTGACGGTACAGGTGGAATACCGTGAGACGCTGCAGCAGACAGCTTTTGTAAATAAACAGGTAAAAGAGATCTTGAAGCAGATCATACTGCCAGGAATGAATAATCACCAGAAGATAAAAGCTATTCATGATTGGGTCGTGCTGCATCTGAAGTATGATAACTCCTACAGCAAATACACCGCATATGAAGGACTTCAGAGCGGCAGTGCGGTATGCCAGGGTTATTCTCTCCTGACATATAAACTATTGTTGGGCGCGGGGATACCCAATAAAATCGTTGAAGGAACGGCGAAGGCGGAAGGGAAAGCTGCCCAGTCGCATGCCTGGAATCTGGTGCAGCTGGAAGGGCGCTGGTACCACCTGGATACCACCTGGGATGATCCGACGCCAAATAAGGAAGGCGCTCTTAGCACGGCTTACTATATGAGAACCGATGCCCAGATGCGCCTTGACCACAAGTGGACCAAGTCATACCCTGCTTCATCTGTCGGCTATGCTCAAACGTTGTCTGAGCTGATCAGCCGCGGGGGCCCAAACGTGGCTGTATATCAGGAGCTTGAGCGGAAGCTTGACTACAGTCTGTATCAGGAGGATTTGATTGTGGGCTCCGGCTCAGAGCTAATGCTGCTTGCCAAACAGGCCATTGCCTCCGGCCAGGCGTCCTTGTTGTTCCGCTATGACGGCAGCGAGAAATCGCTGAAGACTGATCTTCAGGAGCTGTACGCGCTTGGAATGGACCATCTTTCGTACAACAGCTCGCCCTTCGATAACACGGGCGATCTGAAGGTATATGTGACTTGGGAATAA